The genomic interval ACAACGCGTTTCGCATGCAGCGTCTTCAGGTCTGAGCTCTCAGATGTGTCTTTAATTACCTTCTAGTCACATGACCAGTTGTTTGTAACGTCCATTTTAAATGCCAATATCCAATATTCCCATAAACAGTTAAATACAATCAACAATTAACAGACAAATGTGTCTATTGGCATTTAAAATGGACGTTACAAACAACTGGTCATGTGACTAGAAGTGTGTGGTCATGTGACCATACTGAGCGAACCTGAGGACGCTGTAAAATTAAGTAAACGTCAAAACAGTGTGCAGTAGAACTATCTCAATTTTTGCTATTTAAGTATGTTCCTGTAATCTACCTGCACCTAACCAGGCTGTGCATGGATCTTGGTGTCATTTGGAATACTCCCCATATGTATGTTGCACTTTCACACATCCACTGGGCATCTTGACATCAAATGCTTCATTTGTGGATTTTGTTCATAAGCTCTTACGCAGAGTGGGCATTTCCACTTGATGTTATTTCTCTATTCATTTGAATAATTTTTATTTAAATCTGTAATCTGATGCTTTTGACGTTATACAGTATGACCAAGGCTTCATTCtacgtttttgtttttctgattTAGTTGGCCTGAAACAGATTTCAGCACTTAgacatcaaaaatagtagtatGTTGAGGGATGCTACTGTCAAATTATGATAGTGTTGCTAAGTTCCTTATTAGCCAAGTCAGGCAATAATTTAGCAGCTTCTAATGATTTATAGTGTTTTAAAGGACACTGATTTTCACATTGTCAGCATTGTAAGTTATGCTTGTGCGCCTTATTCAGTGTTATTCTCCTCCCCATATCCGACACCTGTGCCATGCCTTTGGGTGTCGCTCAGCATAATGTGAAAAGCCTTATGGAGCCACTGCATGGACATCAGCAGGTCTGAGCATGTTTCCTCTTCACTCAATTCTGTAACTGTATCAGCCACATCCCACAGGGTCAGCAGATTGTTACAGCTATTACCCCTTAGTGAGTCTTGCTGTCTTCATTCCCACACTGAACACTGAAAACACACAAGATTCTCGAAGGGCATATTTTAGTGCAACAATActttatttcatattttctgTAAAACACGAGTAAAGTAGCTGTCTGTCTTGTGAGCTATATAGGCATTTCTGTGCCTTCTGCAGGGGAATCAATCTTGTAAGGCCCAGCATCTTAACTTCcactgatgggggggggggggggtccttccACTGCTGTTGACTGACAGTAAAAGCTTTGTCAAGAACCATTTGTTTGTCTCAGTTTAAGAGAGGGTTTGTAACCTGTgcgagataaaaaaaaaattgagatGATAACGgtgttctctctccatcactgaaTGACTGAATGGTGTTGTTGTCTTCTGCCATTGTGAGTCTGACAGACTTGCTTCTCAACATTTGTGTTCTTAAAGAGGGAAGGTGCATGAGACACACTTGACATATTCTATATTTCACTTGGTTTACTATGGCTTATCTTTAATAAAAATTACTGCACTTACTGACTATTAGTGCTAGTGttgtgattttcttttttcttgaaTTAATATGTGACAGACATGAATTTAGCTAGTGGATGCCTTCTACATTATACCTCTATTGAAAAGAATCTAAATGCAAAGGATTTCTGATACATTTGTATACACATGCTCTAATGACTCACATACCCTTAATGACATCACATAAACTTAAGTGGTGTTTAACATGGGAATGATTTAACAAATAGTCAAATCTGTGCAGTGTTCCTCTCAAATGGAATGAACATTGTAAACTATTATTCAGTTTATTGTTAACAGCTCAGTACAGACAACAATAATAAGTCACTGCAAGAAATGCACTGAacttttaattacatttttataAATAGATGTATTgtctattattattactactattattaGATGATAAAATGAATGCTGATCTCCCCCATTTCATACACACTCAGGCTGACCTATCAAGCTCCATGATCTGAACTGAAAAAAAAGATACAAATGAGCATTTCTAAACTAATTACACCTTTCAAGTTCTGAGAGGAGTGAGACAATACTAGCAAGTTATAGCTAGTTATTTCCAATGTATTTTCAGGTGAGTGAGGTGGACTTTATTGGCACCAGAGAGAAGCAGATTTAGCATAAAGACAGCAATTGCACGGGGCCTCCTTCAAGAGAAGGAAGTGAAGTTTCCTGACTTGGCCTCAGTGAGACTAGTCTATGGTGTCAGGCTCGGCATCCATGCATGTCTCCCAGGGGTTACGGGGCATATGTGGCATGGACACCAGCAGTAAGCTGATTccgctgaggaagaggaggatgaaggctGAGCATGCGCACGCAAAGGACCACGAGTAGTAATACTCCATCCAGATGGTCAGTTCGCTGTTGATCATCCTCTTGACCGACTGACGCATCACCTCCACGGAGATGACTATGCAGAGACCTGTGGAAAGCAAGGTGTGTGGCAAGTTCATCAAGTTTTTAAGCTTATTTTTCTGTTTCCTTCCATTTGTTAAAACTGCTTCACACAATGTTCATGCTCATGATTCTCCACTTCTATTGGGCCAAAGACTGTAAGTCTGAAAATGTCAGTGAAAAAAGATCTTTCTCATTGGCTAGttatgttttttcccccctctgatTCTTGATGCCACTTGACCAATGCATCAGTGCAGTGCTGTACCCTGTATCCCACCTGCAAAGGCATAGAACATGCCAGATGGCCTCAACAGGTAATCTCTGCCCTTCCCAAAGGCACCCAGGAGGCACATTGTCCCCAGGAGGATGAAGGCCAGACTGAAGATGGCGATTGCCGCAGCAGAGAGATTGTACTCTGGAAACCAGGAATGACAGTCAGAGTTATAAGCCACTTCATAAATACCTTGATAAAATACCTGAATTGCCAGTCCTTGAGAGCTGACGTACTTTGATATGTATTTCATAAATAAGAGACAGTGACAGGCTTCTTTGTTAGGGTACTGAACTGAAGTGTTTAACTTTTTATGACCAAATTAACACATG from Alosa sapidissima isolate fAloSap1 chromosome 3, fAloSap1.pri, whole genome shotgun sequence carries:
- the cacng1b gene encoding voltage-dependent calcium channel gamma-1 subunit isoform X2, which encodes MLEDKKTKVKITFLIILVGISSMFVAIVTDHWAVLSSRLERLNSTCDTAHLGLWRLCKKSIFIAEEDHQGTACGPLSLPGENCSYFRHFTSKEEAEVFELNTQKEYNLSAAAIAIFSLAFILLGTMCLLGAFGKGRDYLLRPSGMFYAFAGLCIVISVEVMRQSVKRMINSELTIWMEYYYSWSFACACSAFILLFLSGISLLLVSMPHMPRNPWETCMDAEPDTID
- the cacng1b gene encoding voltage-dependent calcium channel gamma-1 subunit isoform X1; this encodes MLEDKKTKVKITFLIILVGISSMFVAIVTDHWAVLSSRLERLNSTCDTAHLGLWRLCKKSIFIAEEDHQGTACGPLSLPGAENCSYFRHFTSKEEAEVFELNTQKEYNLSAAAIAIFSLAFILLGTMCLLGAFGKGRDYLLRPSGMFYAFAGLCIVISVEVMRQSVKRMINSELTIWMEYYYSWSFACACSAFILLFLSGISLLLVSMPHMPRNPWETCMDAEPDTID